CGACGAACGTTACGGCCTTTTGCACATCCGCCGCGCGCGAGACGAGGCCCGCTTCGGCCCGCGGTGGGCTTTGCGCGGCCCCTCGCAGGGCGCCCGCCGCGAGGAGCCCGCCCCCCGCGAGCGCCGCCGAGGCCAGCACCACGAGCGCCCGCGAAGACGCTCGCCTGCGCGGGGCGCTCTCCTCGGCTTCGGCCCTTGGTTCGTCAAGAAAAACGCGCACCGCCTCCCGCCGCCGCTCGATCTCCGCCGCGCCGAGCCTCGCGAGCCGCGCGGCCACCTCGCGCGCGGGCGCCGGCGAGAGCGCGCGCTCGAGCGCCTCTGCGAAGGCCGCGGCCGAGGTGAAGCGCTCCTCCGGATCCCGCGAGAGCGCCCTCTCCAGCACCTCGTCGATCGCGGGCGAGAGGCCGAGGGCCGCCTCCGAGAGGCGCGGGATCTCGTCGGCGAGCACGCCGATCAGCACGTCCGCCTCGTCGCGCCCGTCGAAGAGCCGCTCGCCCGTGATCGCCTCGTGCAGCACCACGCCCGCGGCGAACACGTCCGCGCGCCGATCCAGCTCGCGTCGCCGGAGCTGCTCCGGCGCCATGTACGCGATCGTCCCCTTCATGATCCCGCTCTGCGTCTGCGTGATCCGCCGCGCCGCCTTGGCCACGCCGAAATCGATCAGCCTCGCGCGCCCGTCCGTGCCGACCAGCACGTTCCGCGGGCTCACGTCGCGGTGCACGAGCTCGAGCGGCTCGCCGCGCAGGTCCTTCGCCTCGTGGGCCGCGTCGAGCCCCGCGAGCACGTCGAGCAGGATCCGGCTCGCGACGTCGGGCGGCAGGCGCTCGCCTTCGCGCCGCGCCGCCTCGAGCAGCGCGCCGAGCGAGAGCGACTCGACGTACGGCATCACGAGGCAGAGCTCCCCCGACGCGGAGACCACGTCCTCCACCGGCACGACGTTCGGGTGCCGCATCGACGCGGCGACGCGGGCCTCGTCGGCCAGCATGTCCCGGAGGTTCGGCTCCTTCAGCAAGTGCGGGTGCACGCGCTTGAGCACCACGAGCCGTTCGAAGCCGACCTCGCCCGTCTTTCGCGCGAGGTAGGTCGTCGCCATGCCTCCGGAGGCGAGCTCGGCGATCACCTCGTACGGGCCGATGCGCTCGATGGATCGCGGCATTCAGAAGCTCCCCGTGGCCAGGACGAACCCCGGGCCCCCGAGCACCGGCGGCGCGAGACCGACCTTGACTTCGCCCCCACTTCGCCCCGCGAGCCAGTACGATCCGAGCGCGCCCGTGATCGCGCCGAGCCCGAACGACACGCCGAGCAGCACGTTCGTGCGGAGCTGTTTGTCTCGGCCGTCGTAGAGTTTGTCCCAGGACGGCGCCGCGTGAAAATCGTCGAGCGCTGCGAGCGTATCGACCCCCGACCACACGAGGATCCCCGCGCTCACGACCGTCGCCGCCCCGCCCACGGCGAGCGCTGGCAAGAGCCAGGGCCGCTCCGTCCGCGGCGCGGGCGCGGGTTTCGCCGGTGGGCGCATCTGCTTCGGGATCGGCCGCGGCGCCTCTTTCGGCGCCTCTTTCGGCGCTTCTTCTGGCGCCTCTGCCGCGCTCTCTGCGACGAGCGCCACGCTGCGCACGCTGCCGGCTTCGAGCTCCTCCGTCCGCTGCACGGCGACGCCACGCACGCGCCCTTCGATCACGTGCGTGCCGGGGTGCACGTAGAGGATCGTCCCTTCGAGCGGCAGATCGTCGACCTTCACGTCTTCGGCCTCCGGCGCGAAGACCTCGATCCGCCCGAGCTTCGTCGCGAGCTCGGCGAGCGCCTTGCCGGCCTCGTCGCGATCCGGCGCGCCCTCGGGCGCCTCGCGCAGGTACCTCGCGTAGCCGTTCGCCGCGCGCGCGATCTCGCCGGCTTTTTCCCACGATCGCGCTGCGTTCCAGAGCGGCGCGGGGTGCGGGGCTCTCCGGTGCGCCTCCTCGAAGCGCTCGGCTGCTCGCGCGAAATCGCCGGCGCGATACGCGCGCTCGCCCTCCTCGAATGCGCGCGTCGCGGCCCCTCGCTCCTCCTTCGTCGCCTCGAGCTCCTCGGCGTCGGCCGCTCGGATCCCGCCTCCTGCCGGCGCTGCCAGCGCGGCGAGCGTGGCCACGAGCGCGGCGCCTCTTTTTCGAGAAACGGAGCGGGCGAGAGGGAGCATTTCGAGATAAGATACCACGCCTTCCGAGCGCGCCGAGCGCCGCCCCGGCGCGGGGAGCAGGGGTATGACACATTCTGTCCTTCCCTTTCGAACGACTCGTGTGTCCATCGTGTCCCTGCTCCTCGTGGCGGCCGCCTGCGGCCCCGCCGAGGGCGAGGACGAGCGCGTCGACGTCGAGCAGGCCCTCGATTCGTTCGACGTCTCGCAGAACGAAGCGTCCCTCGTCGTCGCCTCGATCGCGCGCCTCGATCCGACGAGCGCGGATCCCGACCTCGCCGCGGCGAAGGCGGCGGCGACGGCGGGCCTCGTCTTCCGCCCCACGGATTGCGTCTCGACCACGAGGCAGGACAACACCGTGAGATACCTGCTCTCGGGCTGCGTCGGCCCCTTCAAGACCACGAAGCTCGACGGGACGCTCGACGTCGTGTACTCCGTGGGCGCGAGCGGCCTGCACGCGCTCGCTTCGGCGCGTGATTTGCGCGCCTCCCGGGTGGTCCTCGACATCGACTCCGAGGGGTCGTTTTCGATCGACGAGGACGGCGAGACCCGGCGCCTCGTCGTCAGCACGAGCGGAGCCGGCCAGGGCCCGCGTGGGCATCGAATCGAGCGGGTCGGCTCGTACACGGTCACCTGGAATGCCACGGAGAAATGCGCCACGTTCGACGGCGACTTCGAGACCCGCGCCTCGGCGCGGTCGTTCCACACCGCGGTGAAGGGCTTCGCGCGTTGCGCCGGCGAATGCCCCGCGGCGGGCGGCTCGATCCTGCACGAGCAGAGCGATCGCGACGTCCACATCCGCATCACCTTCGACGGCAGCGCCGAGGCGACCTGGTCGAGCTCGCGTGGCCCGAGCGGAAAAATCCCGCTATTCTGCGGCGCCGAAGCATGAACGAACGCCGAGGTCATCGATGAGCGAGGGGGCAGAGGACGGCGACATTTCGCTCGTCGAGCGTGTCCTCGCGGGCGATCGCAGCGCCGCGGACGCGCTCGTCCGGGAGCACCAGCCTGGGATCCTGCGCCTCGTGCGCCGGTACGTCCGGCGCGCCGAGGACGCCGAGGACGTCGCGCAGCGGGCCTTCCTCAATGCATTCGAGAAGCTCGCCGATTTTCGCCGCGAATCGAGCTTCCGCACCTGGCTCTACCGCATCGCCGTGCATGTCGCCTTGAACCACGTCCGCGGCGCCTCGCGCGAGGGGCCGACCGCCGACATGGATGATCTGCCCGCGTTCACGAGCTCGCTCGAGACGAGCCGCCTCGTCGCCGCCGAGGTCTGGGGCCGCGTCGCCGCGCGCCTCGAGGAGCTCCCGCCGAAGCAACGCCTCGCCGTGGAGCTGCGCCTCTTCCACGAGCTCAGCTTCCGCGAGATCGCGGCCCTCGCCGATTGCAGCGAGGACAGCGCCAAGGTGAACTTCCATCACGGCATCAAGCGCCTGCGCGGGCTCGTCCCCGATCCGAACGCCTGATCACGCGCCTCTCCGCCGCCTCCGAAGGCAGACGATCCCCACGCCGAACGCGCCGAGCGCCGCCGCCACGCCGAGGGCCCGGGGCAGGGGCAACGGGAAAACCGGGTCTGTCCGGACAGATTGTTTGTCCTTCCTGACCAAAACGGGCGCGGTGTACAGCGCGCAGAGCCCCGCCGCGTCGTCTCCGTCGAGCGCGCGCCTCGGCGCGTGCCCCGGCTTCAGCCCGGCCCGCATCACGGCCGAGGAATGTACGCTATGGGCGAGCCCCGCCGCGTGCCCGAGCTCGTGCAGCAGCACCGTCTCCAGATCCAGCGCGTCCGCGGGCACGCGGGCCGCGTCGCTCCACCGCCGCCTCGCGTCGAGCTCGATCACCACACGCCGGATCTCGCCCGTCCACGCGTCACTCTCGACGTCCGTGTGCGCCGCGATCGCCTCGCCGTGTCGCCATTTCGAGGCCACGGCGCGGACCTCGATCGGCGCCTCCTCCCCATGGTTTGCCTCGACGAACGACACGGCCATCGAGCCACACGTCACGGCCGACCACGTCGCCATCGCCCGCAGCAAGGCGCCCCTCCCGCCGTCGACGAGACCCGGCACGGGTGTGTCGAGACGCACCCGTGCCGGAAGCGAAGTCAAGTGAAGGCGCGCGCCGTACTCGGATCGCCCCTCCTCGTAGGCCCGCGCCGCTCTCGTGAAGGAGAGGGCGAGGGCCACGAGAAGGAGCGCCCAGACAAACTTCGTCACGGCGCGCGCTCGGCTCATCCCGTCACTCGCCGATCGCGTCGGCCGCGTCGGCCTCGGCCGCGTCGATGTCCATCGCGCCCGACTCCTCGAGCAGGGCGTCGAGCTCCGGGTCCGTGTCCTGCCCATTCTCGTTCACGTCGCCCTCGTCCGGCGGCGACTCCTGCGCGAAGCCCGCGCACATCGTGACGTCGCCCTCGTCCGGGTTCATCGCGTCATTGTTGGGGTTGTCGTCCTTGTACGCCGTGCGCAGGCCGTCCTTGTCCCAGCACTCGTGCGCCGTGCCGAGGAGCTGCGGGTTCTGGCCGATCGAGGCGATGGCCGCCGCCGCGCGCCCGCCCTCGCCGGCCTTCCACAGGATCCGGAGCCCGATGGCCTCCGGCCCCGGCAGCGCATCGATCACGTCGCCCACGCCCACGGACCGGAACCGGCCGCCCACGCCCACGAGCCGCACGAGATCGGCGCCGTAGTTCACCTTCTGCATCGTCGGATCGTCCCGACGAACCACGTTCAGGTAAGCGACGCGCCGGCCGCGTTTGTCGCCCTTGTGGTTCGCGAACCAGAAATGGATCGAGCCGTCCGCGCCCGGGGCATTGTAGAGATCACTCACGTTCGTCAGGTTCACGTGGAACCGGCCGCCGCCCGTCTTCGGGCCCTTCTTGACGAAGATGCCCGTGAGCAGCCCCTTCTTCGAGCCGTCCGACGCCGTGCCTTGCACCAGGTAACGCAGCCGATCCTGGTTCACGCGGACCGCGGAGAACGTGATCTCCACGCCCTGGATCGTCTTCACCCATCGCGCGTACGCCTTGCCGTCCGGCGTCACGCCCTTCTTCGTGGCCTCGCCCTGCGCCGCCTCTTTGATGAAATTCAGCACGGCGGCGACGTCGGCGCGCACCTTCTCGCCCTGCTGCTTCCCCTCGGCGAGCATCGTCGCGGGGTCGCCGATCATCTCCGCCGCGGCCGCCGCGTCCGGGTCCTGCGTGACCAGATCGCCGAGGTCGACGATCTCCTCGTCGGCGATCGGCGCGACCGAGGGTTGCTCCGGATCGGGCTCGGTGCCGCCGCCGCAGCCGGCGAGCGCGAGGGCCGAAAAAAGGACGAGGCTCGAGAGCGTATGACGAAGCAATTTCATGCCGAGATCTCCCCTTCGATCCCCCGCGCGAGGCGGAGGATCGGCGTTCGACCCAGGACGGCCCGGCGCGCCCCTCCGGCGCGCGTATCGTCCTCGGTCGCGCTTCTAGACACCCGGGCGGGCGAAAGGGAAAATCAGCGTCGCGCGTGGACCTTCACGGCGAAGAGCCCCGGGCCGTCGCCCTCGCGGTAGCCCTCGAAGCTCGCCTCGTACTGGAAATAACGGCCCCTCGGCACGTCGAGCGGCAGGTCCCCGGGCGGGCCCGGCGTGCCCGTCGGATCCACGAACCACGCAGCGCCGCCCGGTCCCACGAACGGAGGATCCCCCTCCGCGCAGGCGGGGTCGTCGCAGACCCGCACCCGGAGCGCGAGCCGCGCCCCGCCGCGCCGATAGATCGACCGGATCTCCTCCGGCCCGAGCGCGCGTCTCCAGATCGCGACCTCGTCGTAGGTGCCTTCGGCCTGGTAGCCGCCCTCGAGCAACGCGCCCACGGTGATGTCGTCGCCCGTCAGGAAGATGGGGTCCTGGAACGTGGTCCCGAGCGTCGCCTCGGCGATCCCGTCGACGTACAGCACGACCTGGGCTTGCGCGTGCCCCTTCTTCACGACTGCGAGGTGGTGCCAGTTTCCGTCGTTGATCTGGCTCGTGCCGCAGAAGGGCGTGCCGTCGCTCGGGTCGTCGTGGTCGGACCGGAAGGTGCCTGCCGCGCGGCCGCCGGTCGCGCCCGGCCCACACGGGCCGAACTCGTCTCCCTCCGCGCAGCCGAGCCAGAGGTGTGGCCCGCTGATGCCGGTGTCGACGCCGAGCAGGACCTTGTTGCCCGTGCAGCTCATGGTGGTTTTTGCCCAGAGCGCCCAGGTGAAATCTCCTTCGTCGAAATCGAAATCGGAGGAGAGCGTGCTCACCGCGAGGTAACCATTGAGTTTGTCCGCGAGCCCCTGCCCGAGCGTGCCCTCCTCGAACGAGAGCGTCGCGCCCGTCGGTGCGTCCACGAGGGCGTCGTTTTTCTTGCCAGACGTATCCGACAGCGCCGCCCCCGAGGTCAGCGCGCCCGTGCCGTCGAGGTGGAGCAGGAGCACGTTCGAGGACATGTCGAGCGCGCCCTCCGAATACCCCGCCTCCACGCCATTTTCGTCCGGCAATGCCTTGAGGTAGGGCTCGGCGGGCGTCCACGAGAACGTGGTCCATTCGACGTCCTGGCCTGCGTCGAAGACCCGCGACCGGAACTCGCCGTCGTGCGCGTTCTCCATGAGCTGCAGTCGCCCCGCTCTCCACTCCGTGTCCGTGTGCGACCCGAGCTCGAATTCACCCGGGAACGCGTCGTCCACGAATTCGTACGTCCCGTCCGGCAACATGCCCGACTGGTACTCCGACGAGAGCGCGTCGAGATCGGTGAGGGCCGAGCAGCCCAGCGTCGCGAAGGCGAGGGGAAAGAGCGCCGCGAAAAGGTGCGTCCTCATCAGAAGGCTCCTCGAAGGCTCAAGAATCCGCCGCCGATCGTCGGGGCAAACTCGACGCGCGGCATCGCGCTTTTTTTCTCGTCGCTCGAATCCGCGGTCAACCAGAGGACCGCCGCCGTCCCCAGGAGGGCGAGCGACGCGCCCGCCGTGATATCGGCCACGAGCAACTTCGTCCGGACGGGGTCGACCGCGCCCGGCGCGCAGCGCGGCGCGCACGAATCCTCGAGGTCCGATTTCTGCGAGAGCCCGAGCAGCCCGATCGTCCCGGCCACGCCGAGCCCCACGACCCCGATGCCGCCGATCACCAGCGGGAGCACGGGCACGCGGCCTCGCTTTTCGCCCGGGGTCTCGTCGGCGGCCTTCGTCTCCTTCACGAACGACGCCTCGATCCGCACGAGTTTGTCCCCCTCGTGCACGATCACCTTCCGCGTCACGGGGGCCGCGCCTTCTCGCTCGAACCGGAGCGTGTGCTCGCCCGGATCCATCGGCATGGCCTTGCCGTCGAGCCGCTCGCGCACGAGCGCGTCCCCTTCGAAGACCCGCACGTCCGCCGTCTCCTCGCCCTTCTCGTCGCGCGCGACG
This genomic stretch from Polyangium spumosum harbors:
- a CDS encoding serine/threonine-protein kinase; amino-acid sequence: MPRSIERIGPYEVIAELASGGMATTYLARKTGEVGFERLVVLKRVHPHLLKEPNLRDMLADEARVAASMRHPNVVPVEDVVSASGELCLVMPYVESLSLGALLEAARREGERLPPDVASRILLDVLAGLDAAHEAKDLRGEPLELVHRDVSPRNVLVGTDGRARLIDFGVAKAARRITQTQSGIMKGTIAYMAPEQLRRRELDRRADVFAAGVVLHEAITGERLFDGRDEADVLIGVLADEIPRLSEAALGLSPAIDEVLERALSRDPEERFTSAAAFAEALERALSPAPAREVAARLARLGAAEIERRREAVRVFLDEPRAEAEESAPRRRASSRALVVLASAALAGGGLLAAGALRGAAQSPPRAEAGLVSRAADVQKAVTFVATNAPRVEAKGRAAGAAKAEPPSRSPSGSTRGGRRASPAPRWDLHANPYRAREIGETSR
- a CDS encoding LamG domain-containing protein, with translation MRTHLFAALFPLAFATLGCSALTDLDALSSEYQSGMLPDGTYEFVDDAFPGEFELGSHTDTEWRAGRLQLMENAHDGEFRSRVFDAGQDVEWTTFSWTPAEPYLKALPDENGVEAGYSEGALDMSSNVLLLHLDGTGALTSGAALSDTSGKKNDALVDAPTGATLSFEEGTLGQGLADKLNGYLAVSTLSSDFDFDEGDFTWALWAKTTMSCTGNKVLLGVDTGISGPHLWLGCAEGDEFGPCGPGATGGRAAGTFRSDHDDPSDGTPFCGTSQINDGNWHHLAVVKKGHAQAQVVLYVDGIAEATLGTTFQDPIFLTGDDITVGALLEGGYQAEGTYDEVAIWRRALGPEEIRSIYRRGGARLALRVRVCDDPACAEGDPPFVGPGGAAWFVDPTGTPGPPGDLPLDVPRGRYFQYEASFEGYREGDGPGLFAVKVHARR
- a CDS encoding matrixin family metalloprotease, with the translated sequence MTKFVWALLLVALALSFTRAARAYEEGRSEYGARLHLTSLPARVRLDTPVPGLVDGGRGALLRAMATWSAVTCGSMAVSFVEANHGEEAPIEVRAVASKWRHGEAIAAHTDVESDAWTGEIRRVVIELDARRRWSDAARVPADALDLETVLLHELGHAAGLAHSVHSSAVMRAGLKPGHAPRRALDGDDAAGLCALYTAPVLVRKDKQSVRTDPVFPLPLPRALGVAAALGAFGVGIVCLRRRRRGA
- a CDS encoding tetratricopeptide repeat protein encodes the protein MLPLARSVSRKRGAALVATLAALAAPAGGGIRAADAEELEATKEERGAATRAFEEGERAYRAGDFARAAERFEEAHRRAPHPAPLWNAARSWEKAGEIARAANGYARYLREAPEGAPDRDEAGKALAELATKLGRIEVFAPEAEDVKVDDLPLEGTILYVHPGTHVIEGRVRGVAVQRTEELEAGSVRSVALVAESAAEAPEEAPKEAPKEAPRPIPKQMRPPAKPAPAPRTERPWLLPALAVGGAATVVSAGILVWSGVDTLAALDDFHAAPSWDKLYDGRDKQLRTNVLLGVSFGLGAITGALGSYWLAGRSGGEVKVGLAPPVLGGPGFVLATGSF
- a CDS encoding RNA polymerase sigma factor, with amino-acid sequence MSEGAEDGDISLVERVLAGDRSAADALVREHQPGILRLVRRYVRRAEDAEDVAQRAFLNAFEKLADFRRESSFRTWLYRIAVHVALNHVRGASREGPTADMDDLPAFTSSLETSRLVAAEVWGRVAARLEELPPKQRLAVELRLFHELSFREIAALADCSEDSAKVNFHHGIKRLRGLVPDPNA